One genomic region from Spirulina subsalsa PCC 9445 encodes:
- a CDS encoding type I restriction-modification system subunit M, with the protein MPKKQAQPKTQETLEQKLWKSADKLRKNMDAAEYKHIVLGLIFLKYISDAFEVLHQKLILGEGDYQGADPEDKDEYLAENVFFVPLEARWSSLQAKGKQPDIGKLVDEAMTAIERENPHLKGILPKVYAQQKLDKSSLGGLIDLIGSAKLVSDNKATPEQLNLDLDQNAQKLSQGDILGQVYEYFLGEFALAEGKKGGQFYTPESIVKLLVEMVEPYEGRVFDPCCGSGGMFVWSEKFVQHHQGRMDNISIYGQESNETTWRLCKMNLAIRGIDTSQIKWNGEGSFLNDAHPDLKADFILANPPFNDSDWSGELLRKDGRWQYGVPPEGNANFAWVQHFIYHLAPTGSAGFVLSNGSLSSNTGGEGEIRRAIVEADLVDCIVMLPTQLFFNTGIPACLWLLSRHKNGNKNRERRGEVLFIDASELGYMVNRRNRAFSDEDIAKVAETYHQWKRKGGKYHDIKGFCKSAKLAEIEKHNFVLTPGRYVGIPDEEDDGIPFEEKMAELTQELGEQMREGAILDEEIKRQLAKVGFKIEEGD; encoded by the coding sequence ATGCCGAAAAAACAAGCTCAACCCAAAACCCAGGAAACCCTAGAACAAAAGCTCTGGAAGTCTGCCGACAAACTGCGCAAAAACATGGACGCGGCAGAGTACAAGCACATTGTTTTAGGCTTAATTTTCCTCAAATACATCTCGGATGCCTTTGAAGTGCTGCATCAGAAACTCATATTAGGGGAGGGAGACTATCAAGGCGCAGACCCGGAAGACAAAGACGAGTATCTCGCCGAGAATGTGTTTTTTGTGCCATTAGAGGCCCGTTGGTCTTCTCTTCAAGCGAAGGGAAAACAGCCGGATATCGGCAAGTTAGTTGATGAGGCAATGACCGCCATTGAACGGGAAAACCCCCACCTGAAAGGGATTTTACCCAAAGTCTACGCCCAGCAGAAACTGGATAAAAGTTCCTTGGGGGGATTAATCGACCTCATCGGTAGTGCTAAATTAGTCAGCGACAACAAAGCCACCCCCGAACAACTGAACCTAGACCTAGACCAAAACGCGCAAAAACTCAGCCAAGGGGACATATTAGGCCAGGTTTATGAATATTTTCTGGGAGAATTTGCCCTCGCAGAAGGGAAGAAAGGGGGACAGTTTTACACCCCAGAAAGTATTGTGAAATTATTGGTGGAGATGGTCGAACCTTACGAGGGGCGGGTGTTTGACCCTTGCTGTGGGTCTGGGGGAATGTTCGTCTGGAGTGAAAAATTTGTCCAGCACCATCAAGGACGAATGGATAATATCTCCATTTACGGCCAGGAGAGCAACGAGACAACTTGGCGACTGTGCAAGATGAATTTAGCCATTCGGGGGATTGATACCTCTCAGATTAAATGGAATGGGGAGGGGTCTTTTCTCAATGATGCTCACCCGGATTTAAAGGCTGATTTTATCTTAGCGAATCCGCCTTTTAATGATAGTGATTGGAGTGGGGAACTGTTGCGGAAAGATGGACGCTGGCAGTATGGAGTTCCCCCAGAAGGAAATGCTAATTTTGCTTGGGTACAGCATTTTATTTATCATTTGGCACCGACAGGCAGCGCGGGGTTTGTTTTGTCCAATGGGTCCTTATCTTCTAATACGGGAGGAGAGGGGGAAATTCGCCGCGCTATTGTGGAGGCGGATTTAGTCGATTGTATTGTTATGTTACCCACCCAGTTATTTTTTAATACGGGGATTCCGGCCTGTTTGTGGTTGCTGAGTCGTCACAAAAACGGCAATAAAAACCGGGAACGTCGGGGAGAGGTTTTATTTATCGATGCCTCGGAGTTGGGGTATATGGTGAATCGCCGCAATCGGGCGTTTTCCGATGAAGATATCGCCAAGGTTGCCGAGACTTATCATCAATGGAAACGGAAGGGGGGCAAATATCACGATATTAAGGGATTTTGTAAGTCGGCAAAGTTGGCAGAGATTGAAAAGCACAATTTTGTTTTAACTCCGGGGCGTTATGTGGGGATTCCTGATGAGGAGGATGATGGGATTCCGTTTGAGGAGAAGATGGCGGAGTTAACCCAAGAGTTAGGGGAACAAATGCGGGAGGGGGCAATTTTGGATGAGGAAATTAAGCGGCAGTTGGCAAAGGTGGGGTTTAAAATTGAGGAGGGGGATTAA
- a CDS encoding alpha/beta hydrolase, producing MITRERFRPRHGEVLNPCPFRFTVNRWRGFRPSPLQTGLASRITKTCLGAIALLTLAATPGAAAEQLVLKMGWLETTVSIEELSQFVRTGEVSPSLERLTPLLTPQVRELLGQHLAVNPDIADSFLNKFLQSQDGRRLLEDLQKALPGSSGAEIKAALYLTLRQAEDISILGFLQTYPYETLTIDAIAATSIALQLNASRIQSQLLGPALAKHLQSTSGNLASFAPPFDPTLPGPEQVRQRSLRLHDRQRRRRIPVDLYYSSRTRGPVVVLSHGFAADRRFLSYLAHHLASYGFSVVALEHPGSNIDNLAQIGLELQPTDVLPAAEFRDRPADVSFVLDELERLRETWGYLGDKFNTQEVVMIGHSLGGYTALALAGGELDLKALRSYCQRRKPLGRAPADWLQCAGGALPHSKLRLRDSRVVKAIALNPVVGHLFGEKGLEQVETPTFILSHTEDAITPALDHQLRPFQQLTTEKYLLTISGATHMSATNLAHSKSTIAQSTWVREVMGDEAEPVREAMKGITLALVNQHTPQSPAYRHFLTPTYVESLSTGALEFRLTQDIPRPLGTWLEMIDRGNQQLVYYPEANPSPSLLARVQNGWDNLWGMIRRPDSCLGQLNRIFTSLLSNDPA from the coding sequence ATGATCACAAGAGAACGTTTCCGCCCAAGGCACGGGGAGGTACTCAACCCTTGCCCCTTTCGCTTCACCGTCAACCGTTGGCGTGGTTTTCGTCCCAGTCCCCTCCAGACTGGGCTGGCCTCTAGAATTACTAAAACCTGTCTAGGAGCGATCGCCCTTTTGACCCTCGCCGCCACTCCAGGAGCCGCGGCCGAGCAGTTGGTGCTGAAAATGGGCTGGTTGGAAACGACCGTTTCCATCGAAGAGTTAAGCCAATTTGTCCGCACCGGAGAAGTGAGTCCCTCCCTCGAAAGGTTAACCCCGCTCCTCACCCCCCAAGTCCGGGAGTTACTGGGGCAGCATTTGGCGGTCAATCCTGACATTGCTGATAGTTTCCTGAACAAATTTCTCCAATCCCAAGATGGCCGACGGTTATTAGAAGACCTACAGAAAGCCCTCCCCGGTAGCAGTGGGGCGGAGATTAAGGCCGCTTTGTATTTGACCCTACGACAGGCGGAAGATATTAGTATCCTAGGGTTTTTGCAGACTTACCCCTACGAAACCCTAACCATTGATGCGATCGCCGCAACCTCCATCGCCTTACAATTAAATGCCTCCAGAATCCAAAGTCAACTCCTCGGCCCGGCTCTCGCCAAGCATCTCCAGTCTACCTCCGGAAATCTCGCCTCCTTTGCCCCTCCCTTTGATCCCACCCTCCCCGGCCCCGAACAAGTGCGCCAGCGTTCCCTACGCCTCCACGATCGCCAACGTCGCCGTCGCATCCCCGTAGATTTGTACTATTCCTCCCGCACCCGTGGCCCGGTGGTAGTGCTATCTCATGGCTTTGCCGCCGATCGTCGTTTTCTCAGTTACCTTGCCCACCATTTAGCCTCCTACGGCTTTAGTGTCGTCGCACTAGAGCATCCCGGCAGTAATATTGACAACCTCGCCCAAATTGGCTTAGAACTCCAACCGACGGATGTTCTTCCGGCCGCCGAATTTCGAGATCGTCCGGCTGACGTGAGTTTTGTATTAGATGAATTAGAGCGCCTCCGTGAAACCTGGGGCTATTTAGGCGATAAATTCAACACCCAAGAAGTGGTCATGATTGGTCACTCCTTGGGGGGCTATACCGCCTTGGCCTTGGCCGGGGGAGAATTAGACTTAAAAGCCCTGCGGTCTTACTGTCAACGGCGGAAACCCTTGGGACGAGCGCCCGCCGACTGGTTACAATGTGCTGGGGGGGCGCTTCCCCACAGTAAATTACGGTTGCGGGATAGTCGGGTGGTTAAGGCGATCGCACTCAACCCCGTCGTCGGTCATTTATTCGGCGAAAAAGGCTTAGAACAAGTCGAAACCCCCACCTTCATCCTCAGTCACACCGAAGATGCCATTACCCCCGCCCTAGACCATCAACTGCGACCCTTCCAACAATTAACCACAGAAAAATACCTCCTCACCATCTCCGGAGCCACCCACATGAGCGCCACCAACTTAGCCCACAGTAAAAGCACCATCGCCCAAAGCACTTGGGTCCGAGAAGTCATGGGCGACGAAGCAGAACCCGTCCGGGAAGCCATGAAAGGGATTACTCTAGCCCTCGTCAATCAACACACCCCCCAAAGCCCCGCCTACCGTCACTTTTTAACCCCCACCTATGTAGAATCCCTCTCCACCGGGGCCTTAGAATTCCGTCTCACCCAAGACATTCCCCGACCTCTGGGCACCTGGCTAGAAATGATAGACCGAGGGAATCAGCAATTAGTCTATTATCCTGAAGCCAACCCTTCCCCTTCCCTCTTAGCGCGTGTTCAGAACGGATGGGATAATCTCTGGGGAATGATTCGCCGCCCGGATTCTTGTCTAGGTCAGTTGAATCGGATTTTTACCAGTTTACTCAGTAATGATCCCGCCTAG
- a CDS encoding XisH family protein, with translation MPAKDIYHDAVRNALIKEGWTITDDPLILSIGKRDLFVDLGAEKLITAEKDHQKIAVEIKSFIGKSRIDDLEKALGQYILYDEIMMDKQENRMLYLAIKKSAYEDIFEEPIGRLLLRRNIVKLLVFDEKREVILEWIQ, from the coding sequence ATGCCTGCTAAGGATATTTACCATGATGCGGTGAGAAATGCTTTAATTAAGGAAGGGTGGACTATTACTGATGATCCTTTGATTTTGTCGATTGGCAAAAGAGATTTATTTGTAGATTTAGGGGCAGAAAAGTTAATTACGGCGGAGAAAGATCATCAAAAAATTGCTGTAGAAATTAAAAGTTTTATCGGTAAATCGCGGATTGACGATCTGGAAAAGGCACTGGGGCAGTATATTCTTTATGATGAGATTATGATGGACAAGCAAGAGAATAGAATGCTCTATCTGGCGATTAAAAAATCAGCTTATGAAGATATTTTTGAGGAACCTATTGGGCGGTTACTTTTGCGGCGAAATATTGTTAAGTTGTTGGTGTTTGACGAAAAAAGAGAGGTGATTTTGGAATGGATACAATAG